CGCTGCGCCCCCGAGGTGATGTCGAAGGTGACGGCGAAGCCGCCCGTGGCCGCAGTCGGGCCCTGCTGCGGATTCAACCTCGCGCGCCCCCGCCTCAGCGTTGGATCGAGGAAGGAGGTCGCGGGATTCTGGACGGCCTCGGAGTAGTCGAGCAAACTGGGCAGGTTCATGTCCTGATCACGCACGCGGTAGTGTCGTCGTTGGCGAGACCCTCGTCTCGATAACCCGCGATGATCGCAGCAAAGGCCTGTTGATCTCCCGTCCAGTCGGCCTTGGCGAAGCGGGGCAGTCTGATCTTCGGACCGCTCCGTTCCAGCCGCCGCATCAGGAATGCCGCCAACGCATCGGTCACCAGCAAAAACCGGTCGCCCGTGCGGTACTCACCGCGCTGGTCGATTGATCGGGGCCCGCCGTCGGTGCGCACCAGGCTCGGGAACCGGGTGAACTCCGCCGCCGAGGCAACGGGCCCGAACCTGACGACTCGGTTATTCCGCAGATGGAGGTAGCAGGCATCGCCGACGGCAATCACCTGGTAGCCACCGTCGCGGAGGCTCAGGCCGACGAACGCCGCTGCACTGCCCTGCCGGAGCTTCTCCTGCGCGACCCAGGACGTGGCTTGCGCAGCGGTCTCCGTTTCCCACCTCTTCCGAAGCAGCGGCAGCACGTTCGTCGCAGACGGGTCCGTCCCATCCGAGAGAAACGACTCGACGAGGATGCGCGCCCAGACCTCGGATCGGGCGGCCGTGGATGCCCCGTCCGCGACGGCAAAGCGGCCCGCTGCCTCGTCGTAGCCCACCTGATCCTCGTTCTCCGACTCCTCCCTGCCGTTCTTGGGCACAGAGTAGGAGAACGCTCGATGCACCGACTTCATCGAGATCAGCCCGCTGCCGACGTGCCGTCGGTGAGTTCCCGCAGTCCGGTCGGCGTCGCCGCCCGCGTGCCGATGTCCAAGAACTCCGTGACGACGGCCGCTTGCGCGTTGTATAGAAATCCTCGTGACTCTGGAGCGATCGAGTATCCGAAGCTTGCAGCAGCGTCCTTCATGCCTGCGGGCAGGACGCTGGACATGTCGAAGAGCTTCACGGC
The Actinoalloteichus fjordicus DNA segment above includes these coding regions:
- a CDS encoding protein phosphatase 2C domain-containing protein, translating into MKSVHRAFSYSVPKNGREESENEDQVGYDEAAGRFAVADGASTAARSEVWARILVESFLSDGTDPSATNVLPLLRKRWETETAAQATSWVAQEKLRQGSAAAFVGLSLRDGGYQVIAVGDACYLHLRNNRVVRFGPVASAAEFTRFPSLVRTDGGPRSIDQRGEYRTGDRFLLVTDALAAFLMRRLERSGPKIRLPRFAKADWTGDQQAFAAIIAGYRDEGLANDDTTACVIRT